A portion of the Natrinema salaciae genome contains these proteins:
- a CDS encoding PAS domain S-box protein — translation MTRENTRSDTSDRSQTKNTSRKQATLREEVTGVRRLIRAIDRHRWMRAVSGRYSIVLLGGLLIVLAAALAYTLTSRNAPPFDIFIAFSLSAGSGAILIYSSSQLPDTDIDPRYYPVIGVWCVGSVVVTATTLWLYHVQPAAGNLTDPPRVILNLASLGGIAGYAIGFHDSRARTRASELERRNTELGRARENLEEYERIVETVDDGVYVLDEARRFQRVNDAFVSMTHFDRSELLGTYASAVFGTNFEDIDAEARHQFESGETDVASFEEEIYTAEDEAITVESRLRQFPVEGGWGRVGVVRDITERKRMEQELRESERRFRQLAEHLDQVVWMTTADQQELLYVNPAYEEVWGVDREDLYENATAWAETIHPDDRERVLEEFHKQVQDRHEAEYRIVRPDGEVRWIHDRATPIYDQNGDAYRIVGDANDVTERKKREQQLERFERIVETVNDGVYATDGDGHIVFVNDAFVSMSQHTREELLGAHGSVFFGERFVDTDEEEWCELIDGERDSVEFETEIIGPDVEVRVVHNRFVPLEIDDEMGRVGVTRDITELKEYQRKLEESNERLEQFAYVASHDLQEPLRMVSSYLQLLEGRYADELDQDAEEFIEFAVDGAERMREMIEDLLAYSRINTEAAPLEPTDCGAVIENALRNLERQIEENDAKIDIGSLPTVPIDQNQLEQVFQNLVSNAIKYHGDDPPEIEISAERDGGKWVFQVADNGIGMDPEQTDRIFDVFERLHTAEEHSGTGIGLALCTEIIDRHGGDIWVESEPGDGSTFYFTIPDANRSRDPGDQSTGQTTTAEGIDD, via the coding sequence ATGACAAGAGAGAATACAAGATCGGACACAAGCGACCGATCTCAGACCAAGAACACCTCAAGGAAGCAAGCGACTCTTCGTGAGGAGGTGACTGGCGTACGCCGATTGATCCGCGCCATTGACAGGCATCGGTGGATGCGCGCCGTTAGTGGGCGATACTCCATCGTGCTCCTCGGGGGCCTGCTGATCGTCCTCGCCGCCGCGTTGGCGTATACGTTGACCTCGAGAAACGCGCCGCCGTTCGACATATTTATCGCCTTCAGCTTATCCGCTGGTTCAGGAGCCATCCTCATCTACTCCTCGTCCCAGTTACCGGATACCGACATCGATCCTCGCTACTATCCGGTTATCGGTGTTTGGTGTGTCGGTAGCGTTGTCGTGACGGCCACGACTCTCTGGCTCTATCACGTCCAGCCAGCCGCCGGAAACTTGACCGACCCCCCTCGCGTCATCCTCAACCTGGCTTCACTCGGTGGCATCGCTGGGTACGCTATCGGCTTCCACGACTCCCGGGCGAGAACGCGCGCAAGCGAACTCGAACGACGCAATACGGAACTGGGGCGAGCCCGAGAAAACCTCGAAGAGTACGAGCGGATCGTCGAAACAGTCGACGACGGCGTCTACGTCCTCGACGAGGCAAGGCGGTTCCAGCGGGTGAACGACGCGTTCGTCTCGATGACGCACTTCGACCGCTCGGAGCTTCTGGGGACCTACGCCTCGGCGGTGTTCGGGACAAATTTCGAAGACATCGACGCGGAGGCGCGGCACCAATTCGAGTCCGGCGAGACGGATGTCGCCTCGTTCGAGGAGGAGATCTACACAGCCGAGGACGAAGCGATCACCGTCGAGAGCCGGCTCAGGCAGTTTCCGGTCGAGGGCGGGTGGGGTCGTGTCGGCGTCGTCCGCGACATCACCGAGCGCAAGCGGATGGAACAGGAGCTTCGCGAGAGCGAACGCCGATTCCGACAGCTCGCCGAGCACCTCGACCAGGTCGTCTGGATGACGACTGCCGATCAGCAGGAGCTCCTTTACGTGAACCCCGCTTACGAGGAGGTCTGGGGAGTGGACCGCGAAGACCTCTACGAGAACGCCACGGCTTGGGCCGAGACGATCCATCCGGACGATCGGGAGCGGGTGCTCGAGGAATTCCACAAACAGGTGCAAGACAGGCACGAGGCCGAGTACCGGATCGTTCGGCCCGACGGCGAGGTTCGGTGGATCCACGATCGGGCTACCCCTATCTACGACCAGAACGGCGACGCCTATCGAATCGTCGGCGACGCGAACGACGTCACCGAGCGCAAGAAACGCGAGCAGCAGTTAGAGCGGTTTGAGCGGATAGTCGAGACCGTCAACGACGGGGTGTACGCCACCGACGGCGACGGCCACATCGTCTTCGTCAACGACGCCTTCGTCTCGATGAGTCAGCACACCCGGGAGGAGTTGCTGGGCGCTCACGGTTCGGTCTTCTTCGGCGAGCGTTTCGTGGACACGGACGAGGAGGAATGGTGCGAACTCATCGACGGTGAACGCGACTCAGTCGAGTTCGAGACGGAAATCATCGGGCCGGATGTCGAGGTCCGCGTCGTACACAACCGGTTCGTCCCCCTCGAAATCGATGACGAGATGGGGCGGGTGGGCGTCACCCGCGACATCACCGAACTGAAGGAGTACCAACGAAAGCTCGAGGAGTCCAACGAGCGACTCGAACAGTTTGCCTACGTGGCCTCCCACGACCTCCAGGAGCCCCTTCGGATGGTGTCGAGCTACCTCCAACTCCTCGAAGGTCGATACGCGGACGAACTCGATCAGGACGCCGAGGAATTCATCGAATTCGCGGTTGATGGTGCCGAGCGGATGCGTGAGATGATCGAGGATCTGCTCGCGTACTCGCGGATCAATACCGAGGCCGCACCGCTCGAACCCACCGATTGTGGTGCGGTCATCGAGAACGCGCTCAGAAACCTCGAGCGACAGATCGAAGAGAACGACGCCAAAATCGACATCGGATCCTTGCCGACGGTCCCGATCGATCAGAATCAGCTCGAACAGGTGTTTCAGAACCTCGTCTCGAACGCCATCAAGTATCACGGCGACGATCCCCCGGAGATCGAGATCAGCGCCGAACGTGACGGTGGGAAGTGGGTGTTCCAGGTAGCCGACAACGGCATCGGGATGGACCCTGAGCAGACCGACCGTATTTTCGACGTGTTCGAGCGGCTTCACACCGCCGAGGAACACTCGGGAACCGGTATCGGGCTGGCGCTGTGTACGGAGATCATCGACCGACACGGCGGTGATATCTGGGTCGAGTCCGAGCCGGGTGACGGATCGACATTTTACTTCACCATTCCGGATGCGAATCGGTCACGTGATCCCGGCGATCAGTCCACCGGACAGACCACGACAGCGGAGGGAATCGACGACTGA